DNA sequence from the Tachysurus fulvidraco isolate hzauxx_2018 chromosome 1, HZAU_PFXX_2.0, whole genome shotgun sequence genome:
GAAGCAGACTCCACTTTTCTCACATAATGTCCTTAGCTCCTTCTGAGCCAACTTTGGGTGGAACTCCACCTGGAGAACAGCTGGAATGACTCTGCAGCTCTTCATCAGCTCCTCCATGTGCTTCACCGTGTAGTTCGACACTCCAATGGCACGGAACTTTCCCTCTGCATGGAACTCCTCCAAAGTTGCCCAACTTTGAGCTCGATTGTCAGGGTTTCGCTTATCCTTTACATCCAAACCCTGTGTACCAGGCCAGTGAATGAGAAACAGGTCAATATAATCTAAGCCTAGTTGCTCCAGGCTTCTCAAACATCCATCCTTGGCTTTGGAACCCTGGTCTCTGGGACTTAGTTTAGACGTTATGAACACATCAGCTCTGGAAAGGCCATGTTTGGGCAACAAGGTGCTAAGAGCCTGGCCAATGTATGCTTCGTTGCGGTACACTGCTGCTGTATCGAAAGCTCGGTAGCCTGCTGTTAAGGCAGCATCCACAGCCTTATAAGTTTCCTCAGGGCCTTGCAAACGGAACGTGCCCAAACCCAACAATGGCATCTGAGCTTTGGTATTCAGCTGGACACAAGGCATGAGGTCAGTCATTGTGAGCTAAAGGCTGTTGTGCACAGAAAAAGACTCGGATCTAATTTAAGAAACACAGGATTACATAGAAATTAGTACTCAGTAACATCAgctgtaaatgaaaaatatctCT
Encoded proteins:
- the zgc:101765 gene encoding glyoxal reductase, with amino-acid sequence MTDLMPCVQLNTKAQMPLLGLGTFRLQGPEETYKAVDAALTAGYRAFDTAAVYRNEAYIGQALSTLLPKHGLSRADVFITSKLSPRDQGSKAKDGCLRSLEQLGLDYIDLFLIHWPGTQGLDVKDKRNPDNRAQSWATLEEFHAEGKFRAIGVSNYTVKHMEELMKSCRVIPAVLQVEFHPKLAQKELRTLCEKSGVCFQAYSSLGTGILLSDTLVQKIAERCGKTPAQVLLRWAVQQNIPVLPKSCQPCRVQENRCVFDFELSDSDMVKLSSLDCNEKFCWDPALVL